Genomic window (Deltaproteobacteria bacterium):
TTTCTTTAAATAAGATTCCAAACTGCTCTCTTTGACTGGACCTGTGCGCAGATGAAAAAATTTAGCAGTAGGTATCATATTGTCAGCATCGTATAATTAAACTAACAAAATAACAGGGTTTCACTCTTTTTCGGAGTGAGAGTTTTCAAGTGGTAGGGTCGCCATTTAAAAAAAGAATGGTGGCCTATGTCTGAGAAGCTTTTTGATATCGCGACTGTGTTAATTCCGGTAGTCATTATTATCTTCATAATAATCCAATACGAAAATAGCAAGAAAAAAAAAGACTGAGTTTAGTTTTCAAATGTTAGCTGCCGTAGTTCACCATAGCTTGCAGGACGGCGTTTAACTTTTGTAAGTCGTTGCTCACAGGAGTTAGGCATTTCGTCCAATCTTTCTTTTGTGAAGCGATTCGTTCCATGGCTTGCTTGCCATGTATGGTGATAGAAATAATTTTCTTTCTTGAGTCCTTTGGATCTTCAGCTTGAAACAAAAATCCTTTTTTTTCAAGGCGCTTTAAGGTTTGGGTTAAGGTGCTCGGGTGAATGCCAACAGATTTTGCAAGCGCATGCGCAGAGGTTCCTGGCATATCGATAAGCTGTTCTAAAAGACACCATTGCACTAAACTTAAACCAACTTTTTCCTCTGACTTTTTATTGAAGTTGTGAATCGAAATACCTAAGCGAAATAAGGAAACTAGAGGCTGAACATCTTTGCTCATCTTAACTCCTCTAATTTTGAACTATCATCTCTAGGCTGGTGAAATTTAATAAGAGTTTTTATCAACCGATTAATTTCAGATTGTCTCTCTATATAATAGCTAGCTTGTGATTTGA
Coding sequences:
- a CDS encoding MarR family transcriptional regulator, with protein sequence MSKDVQPLVSLFRLGISIHNFNKKSEEKVGLSLVQWCLLEQLIDMPGTSAHALAKSVGIHPSTLTQTLKRLEKKGFLFQAEDPKDSRKKIISITIHGKQAMERIASQKKDWTKCLTPVSNDLQKLNAVLQAMVNYGS